One Bermanella sp. WJH001 genomic region harbors:
- a CDS encoding BMP family ABC transporter substrate-binding protein encodes MLKRKSWQSLLTAASLALGLGLGQTAVADDDPLKVGFVYVGPVGDYGWSYEHDRGRLEAQKHFGDKIKTTYVEKVPEGADAERVIRQMAQGGSDLIFTTSFGFMNPTLKVAKRFPKVAFEHATGYKRAKNISTYALRTYEGRYVSGIAAGLETKTNTIGYIASFPIPEVIRDINAVYMAAQSVNPDVKIKIMWVSTWYDPVKESEAANALIDQGADVIIQHTDSPAPLQAAEKRGVKGIGQASDMSQFAKNAHMFSIQDQWSSHYIKSIQAVLDDNWAPQNFWGGFSDEMLVVASINDNLPAKTKAAVLAKYDEIKTGKFHPFTGPIYDNQGKLVIKAGHTVTDEELDSINWYVKGIDATIPK; translated from the coding sequence ATGTTAAAACGCAAATCTTGGCAGTCATTGCTGACCGCTGCATCATTGGCTTTAGGTCTGGGCTTGGGCCAAACCGCAGTAGCCGATGACGATCCATTAAAAGTAGGTTTTGTCTATGTGGGCCCAGTGGGGGATTATGGCTGGTCTTATGAACACGACCGCGGTCGCCTAGAAGCGCAAAAGCATTTTGGTGACAAAATTAAAACCACCTATGTGGAAAAAGTACCTGAAGGAGCGGACGCCGAGCGTGTCATTCGCCAGATGGCACAAGGTGGGTCTGATCTTATTTTCACCACGTCATTTGGTTTTATGAACCCAACACTTAAAGTAGCGAAGCGCTTTCCTAAAGTGGCATTTGAACACGCGACAGGTTACAAGCGCGCTAAAAATATATCGACCTATGCCTTACGTACTTATGAAGGACGTTATGTTTCCGGTATTGCTGCAGGTTTAGAAACAAAAACCAACACCATTGGTTACATTGCTTCTTTCCCAATTCCAGAAGTGATCCGTGATATTAACGCTGTGTATATGGCGGCTCAGTCGGTTAACCCAGATGTGAAAATTAAAATCATGTGGGTAAGTACTTGGTATGACCCAGTTAAAGAAAGCGAAGCGGCAAATGCTCTGATCGACCAAGGTGCGGATGTGATTATTCAACACACAGACAGCCCTGCGCCATTACAAGCAGCTGAGAAACGTGGCGTGAAAGGTATCGGCCAAGCATCCGACATGAGTCAATTTGCTAAAAACGCTCATATGTTTTCTATTCAAGATCAATGGTCGAGTCATTACATCAAGTCTATTCAAGCCGTGTTAGATGACAACTGGGCGCCACAGAATTTCTGGGGTGGTTTTTCTGATGAAATGCTAGTGGTTGCGTCTATTAACGATAACCTTCCTGCGAAAACAAAAGCGGCTGTGCTAGCGAAATACGACGAAATTAAAACAGGTAAGTTTCATCCGTTTACCGGCCCTATCTATGACAATCAAGGTAAGCTTGTGATTAAAGCGGGTCACACAGTGACAGACGAAGAACTTGATAGCATTAACTGGTATGTAAAAGGCATCGACGCCACCATTCCAAAATAA
- a CDS encoding 2-oxoglutarate and iron-dependent oxygenase domain-containing protein, protein MQSVPLIDISPLTSNDKDAYLSVAKKIDHACREMGFFYITGHGISSTQMKNMFDLAQRFFAQPETIKHKILIANSSNHRGWGTTGSEQLDPTQPQDWKETFDMALDIHPEHPMAKACPQLYGPNQYGTLEGFAQQMNQHYGLLMVVAKRLLKAMAIALKQPDDFFTQYFDDHISVLRLLHYPPRPTNSDISAATKAAGAHTDYGCITLLAQDDIGGLEVCNAQDQWIAAPPIKDSIVVNIGDLMQRWTNDQYRSTAHRVASPPSHTHRYSMPFFVEPRFDTQVRCIDSCLKPGESAKYDMVTSGDWIMSRFDATYAYRTENP, encoded by the coding sequence ATGCAGAGCGTTCCTTTAATTGATATCTCGCCACTAACATCCAATGATAAAGACGCTTATTTAAGCGTGGCGAAAAAAATTGATCATGCCTGCCGAGAAATGGGCTTTTTTTATATTACAGGTCACGGAATTTCTTCAACACAAATGAAGAACATGTTCGATTTAGCGCAACGTTTTTTCGCGCAACCTGAAACTATTAAACACAAAATTCTAATTGCCAACAGCTCAAATCATAGGGGTTGGGGCACAACGGGATCTGAGCAATTAGACCCAACACAACCACAAGACTGGAAAGAAACCTTCGATATGGCTTTGGACATTCACCCAGAGCACCCAATGGCCAAAGCGTGCCCGCAACTTTATGGGCCCAATCAATACGGTACGCTGGAAGGTTTTGCCCAACAAATGAATCAGCATTATGGTTTATTAATGGTCGTGGCCAAACGCCTACTCAAAGCCATGGCCATTGCATTAAAACAACCGGATGACTTTTTCACCCAATACTTTGATGATCACATCAGTGTGCTGCGTTTATTGCATTATCCGCCGCGCCCAACCAATTCAGACATAAGCGCTGCAACCAAAGCCGCCGGCGCCCATACTGATTACGGCTGCATTACCCTATTAGCGCAAGATGATATAGGCGGGTTAGAAGTGTGCAACGCACAAGATCAATGGATAGCCGCGCCACCTATTAAAGACAGTATCGTGGTTAACATTGGTGACCTTATGCAGCGCTGGACCAATGACCAATATCGCTCCACCGCACACCGAGTGGCGAGCCCGCCAAGTCATACCCATCGCTATTCCATGCCATTTTTTGTTGAGCCCAGATTCGACACCCAGGTTCGCTGCATCGATAGCTGCCTGAAACCGGGGGAATCCGCCAAATACGACATGGTGACCAGTGGCGACTGGATTATGTCCCGCTTTGATGCCACCTATGCGTATCGCACTGAAAACCCATAA